In Epinephelus lanceolatus isolate andai-2023 chromosome 16, ASM4190304v1, whole genome shotgun sequence, one DNA window encodes the following:
- the oxnad1 gene encoding oxidoreductase NAD-binding domain-containing protein 1 gives MSVPCIFSSAGRSFSLPCPAAGLLCCRLLGPSSAIRRNMSSKRQMDHLERTANNYRQNALYPAQVCGIINESQTVKRLRLAVHPDFSFKAGQWVDFFIPGVEKVGGFSMCSSPGLLQREGVVELAVKYTKHPPAHWVHTMCTVGSQVAMRVGGDFFFDPLPSDPSVDLLLVAGGVGINPLFSILLHTTDLLQLNHTSGGRDYNIGSAHLCYSAKNTQELLFKSSIIETCREFPDKFSCDLHVTQQSTDVDSHLQPFINRGRITEEELRAHVDPQRTLCFLCGPPPMIEAFSKTLVDLGLPKDRILFEKWW, from the exons ATGAGCGTCCCCTGTATCTTTTCCTCCGCTGGCCGAAGCTTCAGCCTGCCGTGTCCCGCCGCGGGTCTCCTCTGCTGCCGGCTGCTGGGCCCCAGCTCCGCCATAAG AAGAAACATGTCCTCCAAAAGGCAAATGGACCATTTAGAGAGAACGGCGAACAACTACAGACAAAAT GCTCTGTATCCAGCTCAAGTATGTGGCATCATAAACGAGTCACAGACTGTGAAACGTTTAAGATTAGCTGTCCATCCTGACTTCAGCTTCAAAGCAGGACAGTG ggtggATTTTTTCATCCCTGGCGTGGAGAAGGTGGGAGGTTTCTCCATGTGCTCCAGTCCAGGTTTGCTGCAGAGGGAAGGTGTCGTTGAACTGGCCGTCAAATACACCAAACACCCCCCAGCACACTGGGTCCACACCATG TGTACAGTTGGCTCCCAGGTGGCCATGCGTGTCGGCGGGGACTTCTTCTTCGACCCATTGCCTTCTGACCCTTCCGTGGATTTGCTGCTGGTAGCTGGTGGCGTCGGGATCAACCCCCTGTTCTCGATCCTGTTGCACACGACAGATCTGCTGCAGCTCAACCACACCTCTGGTGGGCGGGACTACAACATAGGCTCTGCCCACCTCTGCTACAGCGCCAAGAACACTCAGGAACTGCTCTTCAAG AGCTCCATCATCGAGACGTGTCGGGAGTTCCCTGACAAGTTTTCCTGTGACCTCCACGTCACGCAACAGAGCACAGACGTCGACTCACACCTCCAGCCATTTATCAACC GTGGGAGAATCACAGAAGAGGAATTGCGGGCTCATGTGGATCCGCAGAGGactttgtgtttcctgtgtggGCCCCCACCCATGATCGAAGCTTTTTCAAAAACCCTTGTGGACTTAGGCCTCCCGAAAGACAGGATCCTTTTCGAGAAGTGGTGGTAG